One genomic region from Chthonomonas calidirosea T49 encodes:
- a CDS encoding acyl-CoA dehydrogenase family protein: MASGSCGPTDNTEDAVGLPIPESAHANPEEEQLIAKARQIAEEVLLPNAERSDQAEGPNRENFRALAEAGLLGIALPKEYGGSNVSGETQRAITEILASACGVTTFVQAQHHGPSRMIANGPNPALKERLVPELAAGRMLCGVSFAHLRRPGPPVLRAEPVPGGYRLYGTAPWVTGWGLMNQVVFGATLPDERFVYVWVPAHREEFPELFEGLTPPDGDWGRYQASPPLRLCAMNASATVTLTLEGLFVPEAHRLQFSDRETLRCNDRKGVLGGTALPMGCAAGAVRLLCSLAEKRPIPAIRQSAEHFTQELARTRRAIAEWNARNNEPDFFEKAVRLRAHAIRLAVRAAHAAVAASSGAANLLSNPAQRLFREAMFYTVQAQTQEVMAATLQLLEEETLEDLLPPPETSA, from the coding sequence ATGGCTTCCGGCAGCTGTGGCCCCACAGATAATACAGAGGATGCGGTGGGCTTGCCGATTCCAGAAAGCGCCCACGCCAACCCCGAAGAAGAACAGCTTATTGCCAAGGCACGCCAAATTGCCGAGGAGGTGCTACTGCCTAACGCGGAGAGAAGCGACCAGGCCGAAGGTCCCAACCGCGAGAATTTTCGTGCCCTTGCAGAAGCCGGCCTTCTCGGCATCGCATTGCCCAAAGAGTACGGCGGCTCGAACGTCTCGGGCGAGACGCAACGTGCGATCACCGAGATACTGGCCTCTGCTTGCGGCGTTACCACCTTCGTGCAGGCACAACATCATGGCCCTTCCCGCATGATCGCCAATGGACCGAACCCCGCCCTCAAAGAGCGCCTTGTGCCGGAGCTCGCAGCGGGACGGATGCTGTGCGGCGTTTCCTTTGCCCATTTGCGCCGCCCAGGGCCTCCCGTGCTGCGCGCAGAGCCCGTGCCCGGCGGCTATCGTCTTTACGGCACCGCCCCATGGGTCACTGGATGGGGCCTCATGAATCAGGTGGTCTTTGGTGCGACTCTCCCTGACGAGCGTTTCGTTTATGTCTGGGTGCCGGCGCATCGCGAGGAGTTTCCAGAGCTGTTCGAGGGGCTGACCCCGCCCGATGGGGACTGGGGGCGCTACCAGGCTTCTCCTCCTTTGCGCCTCTGTGCTATGAACGCCTCAGCAACGGTTACCCTCACCCTGGAAGGTCTTTTTGTGCCGGAAGCCCATCGCTTGCAATTTTCCGATCGAGAGACCCTGCGCTGCAACGACCGTAAAGGCGTTTTGGGAGGAACGGCACTTCCCATGGGTTGCGCCGCCGGAGCTGTGCGTCTGCTCTGCAGTCTAGCGGAAAAACGCCCCATCCCTGCCATTCGTCAATCCGCAGAACACTTCACACAAGAGCTTGCCCGCACGCGTCGTGCCATCGCAGAGTGGAACGCTCGCAACAACGAGCCGGATTTCTTTGAAAAGGCGGTTCGGCTACGTGCTCATGCCATCCGCTTGGCCGTTCGCGCCGCCCATGCCGCGGTAGCGGCTAGCAGCGGAGCGGCCAATCTCCTCTCGAACCCGGCCCAGCGCCTCTTCCGAGAGGCGATGTTCTACACGGTTCAAGCACAAACCCAAGAGGTGATGGCCGCCACCTTACAGCTTTTGGAAGAGGAGACGTTGGAGGACCTGCTGCCGCCTCCGGAAACATCTGCCTAG
- a CDS encoding TIGR03936 family radical SAM-associated protein has translation MPRYILFFTKEEPVRWLGHLDILRTFERAIRRSGLPIAFSGGFNPRERLSFASALGVGITGAEERVALELTEPIPPQEVQKQLNAVLPPGIRIVQCFPVSEEQQERNLFSELDRADYEVLCSASEPVSAEAIEQAIAHLLSQSQVTIPREREGKTRLVDIKPQLYSLQLKPGSLQNGRFLLIMRLGMGETGNVRPNEVIEALGQQVPGIKVHRIHRLRLLGPDS, from the coding sequence ATGCCGCGTTACATTCTTTTTTTTACCAAAGAGGAGCCTGTCCGCTGGTTAGGTCACCTCGATATTTTACGTACTTTTGAAAGAGCTATTCGGCGTTCCGGTCTACCTATTGCATTCTCCGGTGGCTTCAACCCACGCGAGCGTCTCTCTTTTGCCTCGGCCTTAGGCGTGGGTATTACGGGAGCGGAAGAGCGAGTAGCCTTAGAGCTTACAGAGCCTATTCCTCCCCAAGAGGTACAAAAACAACTTAATGCCGTGCTTCCGCCCGGCATTCGGATCGTCCAGTGCTTTCCCGTTTCGGAAGAGCAACAGGAACGCAACCTGTTTAGCGAACTAGACCGTGCCGACTATGAGGTGCTTTGTAGCGCTTCAGAACCGGTGAGCGCCGAAGCGATAGAGCAGGCGATTGCCCACCTGCTGTCTCAATCCCAGGTGACGATCCCGCGCGAGCGCGAAGGCAAGACGCGCCTCGTAGACATAAAGCCCCAACTCTATTCCCTCCAACTCAAACCAGGAAGCCTTCAGAACGGCCGATTTCTGCTGATCATGCGTCTCGGCATGGGGGAGACAGGCAATGTGCGCCCTAACGAGGTGATCGAGGCGCTTGGTCAGCAGGTGCCCGGCATAAAGGTCCATCGTATCCACCGGCTTCGCCTACTCGGCCCCGACTCCTAA
- a CDS encoding GspE/PulE family protein, whose amino-acid sequence MANLAIEVRCARLGELLVETGLINTQQLQKALQVQQETGKFLGETLVSLGFISPNDLGPCLKAITGFPFIYLSETYVDSGVAHALSDAVARRIRALPFQKKQEGICVALADPLDVSAIDELRRRFNQRILPYLALESDLLETIERVYRQRPRAASVLQEMDSQATEAELSTDELLGMAEDAPIVRLVNGLIQDAIAGGVSDIHIEPQETMVRVRFRQDGLLYDQMTLPRGHYAAVISRIKILAHMNIAERRRPQDGRFVIHGENGEVYDLRVSTIPVIYGEKVVMRLLKKTGILTSPDKLGLLPEQQAIFDRMTRQAYGILLVTGPTGSGKTTTLYSILNRINQTERNISTIEDPVEYHLNGVNQMQVMPQIGITFASGLRALMRQDPDVIMVGEIRDKETAETAIQAALTGHLVLSTLHTNDAPGAIVRLQNMGIEPFLISSALIGVIGQRLVRTICPHCREVFPPPPGLLDSLGIRLPNGFRPVLARGTGCPRCGGRGMRGRTALFELMPMSETLRQMALQQRPGSDLQRQARLEGMITMREAGLRRVVEGLTTPDELSRVLAVEHEEGSGK is encoded by the coding sequence ATGGCAAACCTCGCCATCGAGGTGCGATGCGCCCGTTTGGGAGAGCTTTTGGTTGAAACCGGCCTCATCAATACCCAGCAGCTTCAAAAAGCCTTGCAGGTGCAGCAAGAGACCGGCAAGTTTCTTGGCGAAACCCTTGTCTCACTAGGTTTTATTTCGCCCAACGATCTCGGCCCCTGTTTGAAGGCCATCACAGGATTTCCTTTCATTTACCTTAGCGAGACCTATGTGGACAGCGGGGTTGCCCATGCCCTTTCGGACGCCGTGGCGCGGCGCATTCGGGCGCTTCCCTTTCAGAAGAAGCAGGAAGGCATCTGTGTGGCGCTGGCCGACCCGCTCGACGTTAGCGCTATAGATGAGTTGCGACGACGCTTTAATCAACGGATACTCCCTTACCTAGCGCTTGAATCGGACCTCCTAGAGACCATCGAGCGCGTCTATCGACAGCGGCCTAGAGCGGCCTCGGTGTTACAAGAGATGGATAGCCAGGCCACCGAGGCGGAACTGAGCACAGACGAGCTGCTTGGAATGGCAGAGGACGCCCCCATCGTGCGTCTGGTAAACGGCCTTATTCAAGACGCCATCGCGGGCGGGGTAAGCGATATCCACATCGAGCCGCAGGAGACCATGGTGCGGGTGCGCTTTCGTCAGGACGGACTGCTTTATGATCAGATGACCTTGCCGCGGGGGCACTATGCCGCCGTGATCTCGCGCATTAAGATCCTGGCTCATATGAACATCGCGGAGAGACGGCGCCCACAAGATGGCCGATTTGTAATACACGGGGAGAACGGCGAAGTGTATGACCTGCGCGTCAGCACCATCCCTGTTATCTACGGCGAGAAGGTGGTGATGCGCCTGCTAAAAAAGACCGGTATCCTCACCAGCCCTGACAAGTTAGGGCTTTTGCCGGAGCAGCAGGCTATTTTCGATAGGATGACGCGTCAGGCCTACGGCATTCTTCTGGTCACCGGTCCCACCGGATCGGGAAAGACCACGACACTCTACTCGATTCTCAATCGCATTAACCAGACGGAGCGCAACATCAGCACCATTGAAGACCCTGTAGAGTACCACCTTAACGGCGTTAACCAGATGCAAGTGATGCCTCAAATCGGTATCACCTTTGCCAGTGGGTTGCGCGCCTTGATGCGACAAGACCCTGATGTCATTATGGTGGGGGAGATACGCGATAAAGAGACGGCAGAGACGGCCATCCAGGCCGCGCTCACCGGCCATCTTGTGCTCTCAACCTTGCATACAAACGACGCCCCCGGAGCCATCGTTCGGCTTCAGAACATGGGCATTGAGCCGTTTCTTATTAGCTCGGCGCTTATCGGAGTCATTGGGCAGAGGCTCGTGCGCACGATTTGCCCTCATTGTCGAGAGGTGTTTCCCCCTCCGCCCGGACTGCTGGATTCTTTGGGAATTCGTTTACCGAACGGTTTTCGACCGGTGCTTGCGCGGGGTACAGGCTGTCCGCGCTGTGGAGGACGCGGCATGAGAGGACGCACGGCCCTTTTTGAGCTCATGCCCATGAGCGAGACGTTGCGCCAAATGGCCCTTCAGCAGAGGCCTGGAAGTGACCTACAACGGCAGGCCAGGCTCGAAGGCATGATCACCATGCGAGAGGCCGGCTTACGGAGGGTAGTTGAAGGCCTTACCACACCGGACGAGCTAAGTCGCGTTCTAGCGGTGGAGCATGAAGAGGGAAGTGGGAAATAG
- a CDS encoding HD-GYP domain-containing protein, producing the protein MRHSNAQQFLIAPAFDTSSTQDLALRVDEAYSSLEVNVLLLEPNDQLREALAVQLAAEGYQVICAATAHRVFELLAGQSFDLFIGKEETPPRSHELILELKKRWPHLPFILLVERAHLHVAQQALRHGADDLFILSQPLEELGEVVERNLSQEALTRRRTKRYRTMLQASGEAVLDAMLTALALRDVETEEHSLRVTAYTIEIAERMAVSQAEMYHIERGALLHDIGKIGIPDQILLKPTKLTSEERRKMQAHSIIGYNMCARIESLRGAARIVLHHHEAWDGSGYPHGLRGEAIPIGSRIFAIADALDAMTSNRPYRRACSLPNALEEIERCSGSQFDPNIVKVALSVPLGRWEQLRHVAST; encoded by the coding sequence ATGCGACACTCGAACGCTCAGCAGTTTCTTATAGCGCCAGCTTTCGACACTTCTTCCACACAAGACCTTGCCTTACGGGTAGATGAGGCCTATAGCAGTCTTGAAGTGAACGTTCTGCTTCTAGAGCCTAACGATCAGCTACGTGAGGCCTTGGCCGTGCAGCTCGCCGCAGAAGGCTACCAGGTGATCTGCGCAGCGACAGCGCACCGGGTCTTTGAGCTGCTAGCCGGCCAATCTTTCGACCTTTTCATAGGGAAAGAGGAAACACCACCGCGCTCGCACGAGCTGATTCTTGAGCTGAAAAAACGGTGGCCTCATCTTCCCTTCATTCTGCTGGTAGAACGAGCTCATTTGCACGTGGCCCAACAAGCGCTCCGCCACGGGGCAGACGATCTCTTCATTCTATCGCAACCCCTGGAGGAGCTAGGTGAGGTTGTCGAGCGGAACCTCTCGCAAGAGGCGCTTACCCGCCGCCGTACCAAGCGCTATCGGACGATGTTGCAGGCCTCTGGTGAAGCGGTGCTCGACGCCATGCTCACCGCCTTGGCACTACGAGATGTCGAAACAGAAGAGCACTCGCTTCGCGTGACCGCCTATACCATCGAGATCGCAGAAAGAATGGCCGTCTCTCAAGCGGAGATGTACCATATCGAGCGCGGTGCTTTGTTGCATGACATCGGCAAGATCGGCATTCCAGATCAGATTCTGCTGAAGCCAACGAAGCTTACCTCCGAGGAGCGTCGGAAGATGCAGGCGCACTCGATTATCGGATACAACATGTGCGCACGTATCGAGAGCCTGCGGGGCGCCGCCCGCATCGTTCTCCACCACCACGAAGCCTGGGATGGCAGTGGTTACCCCCATGGGCTGCGCGGTGAGGCTATCCCTATCGGCTCCCGAATTTTTGCCATCGCCGATGCGCTGGATGCCATGACAAGCAATCGGCCTTATCGCCGTGCTTGCTCGCTTCCAAACGCTCTTGAGGAGATAGAGCGATGCAGTGGCTCCCAATTCGACCCCAACATCGTAAAGGTCGCGCTCTCTGTGCCCTTAGGGCGATGGGAGCAGTTACGACACGTCGCTAGCACCTAA
- a CDS encoding FOG: GGDEF domain, whose product MEIEWEQPHTTVPEARLGNEAPPSPKRLDILLPADQTTGAVTTQAGYVYLHAMIEMVSRKNQPLSLVCIAPDASPTMEFLGETGKNLIGQAIVRCIRQETRDYDLVYTLTLPTITDTPVFALVCPLMNEAEATALGERLRKIMTSQASAEDHPWLSFSVGVASISLDAPDADSLTARACAALQRARRLGGGRLWRHSDTLRTIIESESHSDEDTTRE is encoded by the coding sequence ATGGAAATTGAGTGGGAGCAGCCACACACGACCGTTCCGGAGGCACGTTTAGGAAACGAAGCACCCCCATCGCCTAAACGTCTCGATATTTTATTGCCTGCCGACCAAACCACAGGGGCCGTAACGACGCAAGCCGGTTATGTCTATCTTCATGCGATGATCGAGATGGTGAGCCGCAAAAACCAGCCGCTCTCCTTGGTCTGTATCGCCCCAGATGCATCACCAACCATGGAGTTTCTCGGTGAAACCGGTAAAAATCTCATTGGACAGGCCATTGTCCGATGCATCCGTCAGGAGACGCGCGATTACGACCTCGTCTATACCCTCACCTTACCAACAATCACCGACACGCCCGTGTTCGCGCTAGTCTGCCCGCTAATGAACGAAGCGGAGGCGACCGCACTTGGGGAACGTTTGCGAAAAATTATGACATCTCAAGCAAGCGCAGAAGATCATCCTTGGCTCTCTTTTAGTGTAGGGGTAGCCTCTATCTCTCTCGACGCCCCAGATGCCGACAGTCTTACCGCCAGAGCGTGCGCAGCTCTCCAGAGGGCGAGGCGTTTGGGAGGTGGACGACTCTGGCGCCACTCCGATACGCTACGCACCATCATCGAAAGCGAAAGCCACTCCGACGAGGACACCACACGCGAGTAG
- a CDS encoding magnesium transporter, translating into MKYLTQLLGKRVLTPDKTYIGRVTDLVAELGGRLPVVRGVLIKRKSDELSLPFSEILFNEDPAGPQGSGRILGDVYLRRPLETISLYQPDESQVLYLRRDVLDRQIVDIHDRRVVRVSDVRLAVCGTEYCVVGVDASFRALLRRLGAISVPIEALFRLIGHPLRSNLIAWDDVQTLERSAQGGTIRLKVSHDKIARLHPADIADIVEQLTPQQGAEVIESLDTETAADAIAEAEPEVQVQIMQQLDDEKATDILEEMEPDEAADVLGDLPEARSDELLDQMEPEEARDVKELLAYDDDTAGGLMTTEFVAIHSYLTCEQTIQYLRELAPKAETIYYIYVVDAENRLVGVLSLRDLVIAPPETPVSEIMEPNVIRVHVEDHADEVAQILGRYNLLAVPVVDEEERLLGIITVDDTLERLLPPERRPRLPTPALTDSTEAES; encoded by the coding sequence ATGAAATACCTTACTCAGCTTTTAGGAAAGCGTGTGCTTACTCCCGATAAAACCTACATCGGTAGAGTGACCGACCTCGTCGCCGAACTTGGAGGCCGACTACCGGTTGTGAGGGGAGTTCTCATTAAACGCAAGTCCGATGAGCTCTCCCTTCCCTTCTCGGAGATCCTGTTTAATGAAGACCCTGCCGGACCTCAAGGAAGCGGTCGTATTCTGGGAGATGTCTACCTTCGACGCCCCCTAGAAACCATCTCCCTCTATCAACCCGACGAGTCGCAGGTGCTCTACCTGCGTAGAGATGTGCTTGACCGGCAGATCGTGGATATTCACGACCGCAGGGTGGTACGCGTTAGCGATGTACGATTGGCGGTTTGTGGGACAGAGTACTGCGTGGTTGGCGTGGACGCCAGTTTTCGCGCCCTGCTAAGGCGCCTCGGCGCTATTAGCGTGCCTATCGAAGCGCTCTTCCGGCTGATCGGCCATCCGCTGCGCTCCAATCTTATCGCTTGGGACGATGTGCAGACACTGGAGAGAAGCGCACAAGGAGGAACCATTCGCCTGAAGGTCTCTCATGATAAGATCGCGCGCCTTCACCCAGCCGACATCGCCGACATTGTGGAGCAACTGACGCCGCAACAGGGCGCCGAGGTGATCGAAAGTCTCGACACCGAAACGGCCGCCGACGCCATTGCTGAGGCAGAGCCAGAAGTGCAGGTGCAGATTATGCAACAGCTCGACGATGAAAAGGCGACCGACATCCTTGAAGAGATGGAGCCGGACGAAGCCGCCGATGTGCTTGGCGATCTGCCCGAAGCGCGCAGCGATGAGCTTCTAGACCAGATGGAGCCGGAAGAAGCTCGTGATGTGAAAGAGCTCCTTGCCTACGATGACGATACCGCCGGTGGCCTGATGACCACCGAGTTCGTCGCGATACACTCCTACCTCACCTGCGAACAGACCATTCAATATCTGCGAGAACTAGCCCCTAAAGCCGAAACCATCTACTACATCTATGTTGTGGACGCAGAAAACCGCCTCGTGGGCGTTCTCTCGCTCCGCGATCTGGTGATTGCCCCTCCGGAAACGCCCGTCTCTGAGATCATGGAGCCGAACGTCATCCGCGTGCATGTGGAAGACCACGCCGATGAGGTCGCCCAGATCCTAGGGCGTTATAACCTACTTGCCGTTCCGGTGGTGGACGAAGAGGAGCGGCTTTTAGGCATTATCACGGTAGACGACACCCTCGAACGCCTCTTGCCGCCGGAGAGGCGACCTCGCTTGCCAACCCCTGCCCTGACCGACTCCACGGAGGCCGAGTCATAA
- a CDS encoding Predicted dehydrogenase, with protein sequence MERFAFVVHPIEARRDVARKYPIARFLPVRLIEWFLTRQNPLVVCEVKGVRSLTGKELEGWFIGCPLTPHQMVTLPYEQVLEKLEQCGRIALDLGAGIMGLGAFTSVVGDGGISLAKRLPDLAITTGNSYTVATAIEGVKEAARLMGHHIENSVVAVVGATGSIGSTCAEILSREAPAVALVGRDLSRLKQLAERLKSQSQAELRLFTDVATGLRDADVIITVTSAVDAIILPEYLKRGAVVCDVSRPRDVSVRVAKERQDVLVIEGGVVRVPGEMHLPYPNRPDEEFDFGFPPNTAYACMSETMMLALEGRYESFTLGKEVSVKQVDEISQLAAKHGFCLAGFRAFEKEVTPEQIARIQAAAGVAPTSISVAVPPIKTHQTP encoded by the coding sequence ATGGAACGCTTTGCCTTTGTTGTTCACCCTATTGAGGCCCGCCGCGATGTGGCACGAAAATATCCCATCGCGCGCTTCCTTCCAGTGCGCCTCATTGAATGGTTTTTGACCCGCCAAAACCCTCTGGTGGTCTGCGAAGTGAAAGGCGTGCGGTCGCTAACGGGGAAAGAGCTGGAGGGCTGGTTTATCGGCTGCCCCCTTACACCGCATCAAATGGTTACGCTTCCCTACGAGCAGGTTCTCGAGAAGCTGGAACAGTGTGGCCGTATTGCCCTCGATCTGGGCGCCGGCATTATGGGGCTTGGAGCCTTCACTTCGGTTGTAGGAGACGGCGGCATAAGCCTTGCCAAACGACTGCCCGATCTAGCCATCACCACAGGGAACTCTTACACGGTGGCAACGGCTATTGAAGGCGTTAAAGAGGCCGCTCGCCTCATGGGGCATCATATCGAAAACTCGGTGGTGGCCGTGGTGGGAGCTACCGGCTCCATCGGTTCCACATGCGCCGAGATATTGTCCCGGGAAGCCCCGGCTGTCGCCCTTGTTGGGCGCGATCTCTCCCGTCTGAAACAGCTGGCCGAACGCCTTAAATCCCAATCGCAAGCGGAGTTGCGTCTTTTTACCGATGTGGCTACAGGCCTCCGTGATGCCGATGTGATCATTACGGTTACTAGTGCCGTGGACGCCATTATTTTGCCGGAATACCTTAAACGCGGTGCAGTCGTCTGCGATGTGTCTCGCCCTCGTGACGTTTCCGTGCGCGTTGCAAAGGAACGGCAGGATGTACTGGTGATCGAAGGGGGCGTTGTTCGGGTGCCTGGTGAAATGCATCTGCCCTATCCCAACAGGCCCGACGAAGAGTTCGACTTTGGTTTTCCGCCCAATACCGCCTACGCCTGCATGTCCGAAACGATGATGCTCGCGCTTGAGGGGCGTTATGAAAGCTTCACGCTCGGCAAGGAGGTAAGCGTAAAGCAGGTAGATGAGATCAGTCAATTGGCAGCGAAGCACGGTTTTTGTCTGGCTGGTTTTCGCGCCTTTGAGAAGGAGGTTACCCCTGAGCAGATCGCGCGTATTCAGGCGGCGGCCGGCGTCGCTCCTACCTCTATTTCGGTTGCAGTGCCCCCAATAAAAACCCATCAGACACCCTAG
- a CDS encoding S-layer homology domain-containing protein — MKRLWLLVLLLCAVPALCLPPDVRPNHWAAAYVQQALQNHLLSLESDGRFHGEQKITRIDAAIALARLAKALQENTWHAAPSKPVPESVAQTLKARRWQNRPVTRYILASVLCRVGNYVANGITRAPANAPDKAKSEVLPTHVTIAVPPTNPAYTSLQYLVQHREIGPDSPLLKADHTPLTAAQLSVAVAQMVAGLNDQLTSLGHDAQGNTPDASFHKPKGGH, encoded by the coding sequence ATGAAACGACTCTGGCTTCTTGTACTTCTCCTCTGTGCAGTACCCGCTCTTTGCTTGCCGCCCGACGTCCGCCCCAACCATTGGGCGGCAGCCTATGTGCAACAAGCGTTGCAAAACCATCTGCTCTCGCTTGAATCGGATGGGCGCTTCCATGGCGAACAGAAGATCACGCGGATAGACGCCGCCATCGCCCTTGCCCGATTGGCAAAGGCGCTTCAAGAGAACACCTGGCACGCCGCCCCTAGTAAACCGGTGCCAGAAAGCGTTGCGCAGACACTGAAAGCGCGCCGCTGGCAGAACCGCCCCGTTACACGCTATATCCTGGCCTCGGTGCTTTGCCGCGTCGGAAACTATGTGGCCAATGGCATTACGCGTGCGCCGGCGAATGCGCCAGATAAAGCAAAGTCGGAAGTGCTTCCAACGCATGTGACCATCGCTGTGCCTCCTACCAATCCAGCCTACACCTCTTTGCAGTATCTGGTACAGCATCGTGAGATCGGCCCCGACTCCCCTCTTCTTAAAGCAGATCATACCCCCCTGACGGCAGCGCAGCTTAGTGTGGCCGTCGCCCAGATGGTTGCCGGGCTAAACGACCAGCTAACCTCCCTCGGCCACGACGCCCAAGGCAACACGCCCGACGCCAGCTTTCATAAACCCAAAGGAGGGCACTGA
- a CDS encoding rod shape-determining protein: protein MLGIDLGTANTLVYQKGKGIVLREPSVVAVSAQNRKVLAVGSEASEMLGRTPGNIVPIRPMSDGVIADYTITQAMLRYIFDRVLGKRWLLNFRPRVLICVPSQVTSVEKRAVLQAAEEAGAREAYPIEEPMAAAIGAGLPISSPGGNMVVDIGGGTTDVAVISLGSIVHSESLRIAGNRMDEVIMRYIRNVYNLMIGERTAEEIKMRIGSAYPLQQELTMEVRGRDLVAGLPKTIQVTSEEIREALSEPVSAIVEKVKRVLEKTPPELSADIIERGIMLTGGGALLRGLDQLISSVTGLPVRVAEDPLTCVVIGTGRALENMAAIRRSA from the coding sequence ATGCTCGGAATTGACTTGGGCACCGCCAATACGCTGGTCTATCAGAAGGGAAAGGGCATCGTGTTGCGAGAGCCCTCGGTGGTGGCCGTTTCCGCCCAAAACCGCAAGGTGTTGGCGGTGGGCTCCGAGGCTAGCGAAATGCTAGGACGCACGCCCGGCAACATCGTGCCGATCCGCCCTATGAGCGACGGCGTTATTGCCGACTATACCATCACTCAGGCCATGCTTCGCTACATCTTTGATCGCGTGCTCGGGAAACGTTGGCTGCTTAACTTTCGCCCACGTGTGCTTATCTGCGTGCCCTCTCAAGTAACCAGTGTAGAGAAGCGCGCGGTGCTCCAGGCCGCAGAAGAGGCTGGCGCCCGTGAAGCCTACCCCATTGAAGAGCCCATGGCAGCTGCCATCGGTGCCGGTCTACCCATCTCCTCCCCTGGCGGCAACATGGTGGTGGATATCGGTGGTGGAACGACCGATGTGGCCGTCATCTCCCTTGGCAGCATCGTCCATAGCGAAAGCCTGCGTATCGCCGGAAATCGTATGGATGAGGTGATTATGCGTTACATCCGCAACGTCTACAACCTCATGATCGGCGAACGTACCGCAGAAGAGATTAAAATGCGGATCGGCTCGGCCTACCCACTTCAACAAGAGCTTACCATGGAAGTACGCGGCCGTGACCTGGTGGCCGGACTGCCGAAAACGATTCAGGTTACCTCCGAAGAGATTCGGGAGGCCCTTTCCGAGCCCGTTAGCGCCATCGTAGAAAAGGTCAAACGTGTTTTGGAAAAAACACCGCCGGAGCTTTCTGCCGATATCATCGAACGCGGTATCATGCTTACCGGAGGAGGAGCCCTGCTTCGGGGCCTTGATCAACTTATCTCCTCCGTCACGGGCCTGCCTGTTCGCGTTGCCGAAGACCCCCTTACCTGCGTTGTCATCGGAACCGGAAGGGCCTTAGAAAATATGGCGGCCATTCGCCGCAGCGCCTGA